Part of the Clostridia bacterium genome, TGAAAGAGGTTTCCAAGCGCCTCGGCGTGAAGGTCCGTCCGGTTCCCGCGGCGGGCGCGGCGCTGGCGCGTGAAATTGCGGAGGTATGCGGATGCGGAAGTATACGGTAGCCGTCGTAGGCAGGCCGAACGTGGGCAAGTCCACGCTCTTCAACAAGCTTACGGGCAAGCGAATTTCGATAGTGGAAGACACTCCGGGCGTTACGCGCGACCGTATTTACGGCGAGTGCGAGTGGCGCGGAGTGGTTTTTGACCTGATCGACACCGGCGGCATCGAGCCGTCGGCTGACGACGTCATACTCGCGAATATGCGCGCGCAGGCGCTCGTCGCCATCGAGTCCGCGGACGTGATAATCTTTATGACCGACGTGCGCACCGGTGTTACCGCCGCGGACGCGGAGATCGCATCCATGATAAAGAAGGCGGGCAAAAACGTAGTCCTCTGCGTCAACAAAGTCGACTCCGTCGGCAGCGTTCCGCCCGAGGTTTACGAGTTCTATTCGCTCGGTTTGGGGGATCCTTACCCGGTTTCGTCGGTCCACGGCTCCGGCACCGGCGATATGCTTGACGCAGTGTTCGAATACTTCCCGACGCTCGAGGGCGAGTCAGACGAAGAGGATATGATAAAGGTCGCGCTTATCGGCAAGCCGAACGTCGGCAAATCCTCGCTGCTCAACCGCCTCGCCGGCGAAGAGCGCGCCATCGTTTCCGATATAGCGGGCACGACGCGCGACGCCATCGACTCCCGCGTCGAGAACGAATACGGCAAATACCTCTTCGTTGACACCGCCGGACTCCGCCGCAAGCCAAAGGTCGACGCGGATATAGAGAAATACAGCGTTATGCGCACGCAGCTCGCTGTCGAACGCGCCGACGTCTGCGTCGTAATGATCGACGCCGAGACCGGATTCACCGAGCAGGACGCGAAGGTTGCGGGTATCGCCGTCGAAGCCGGCAGAGGACTTATCGTTGCCGTCAACAAGTGGGACGCCGTAGATAAGGAAACCGGTACGATGAAGGAATACGACAAAAAGCTCGCGGAAGGGCTTTCGTTCATGCCTTATGCGCCGTATATCTACATATCGGCGAAGACGGGGCAGCGCTGCGATTCGCTTTTCCAGCTGATAAACGAAGTCGCCGGAGAATGCGCGCGCCGCATCACGACCGGACGCCTCAACGAAGTGCTCGCCGACGCTACTACGCGCGTCCAGCCGCCTACAGACAAGGGCAAGCGTCTGAAGGTCATGTATATGACGCAGTCCGGCACGAAGCCGCCGACCTTCGTCATATTCGTAAATTCCAGAGACCTATTCCATTTCTCGTATCAGAGATATATAGAGAACCGGCTGCGTGAAGTTTTCGGCTTCAAGGGTACGCCGATAAGATTCGTCATAAGGGAACGTGAAAAGGAGCAGTTCTGATGTTTTATCTGAAGCTTGCGGGGATAGCGATACTCGCTTATCTGCTGGGAAGTCTGTCATTCTCGATAATAGCGTCCGACGTGCTCGGTGAAGAGGATATACGCAAAAAGGGAAGCGGCAACGCCGGCTTGACCAACGCGATTCGCACCGGCGGAACGTGGGTGGCGATAATGACCTTCATCGGCGACTCACTCAAGGGAGTCGGCGCGATTTACGCGGCAAAGTGGATAATGAGCTCCGACCCGACACCTTTTGCTGTTAATTGGGGAATGTACGTCGCCGCCGTCGCGGTTATGTTCGGGCATATTTATCCGGTCTTTTTCCGGTTTCACGGCGGCAAGGGAGTGCTTACGTCGGCGGCGGTCGTAGCCGTTCTGGACTGGCGCGCTCTTCTGGCGCTGCTCGGAGTCTTTCTGATCGTGTTCATTATCAGCGGCATAGTGTCGCTTTCTTCGCTCGTCGCCGCGATACTGATTCCCGGCGCGACGGTTGTCTTTAATTCGGACGGGTTTTATTATTCCATAATTTTCATGACGATAATCGCCGTAACGATCATCGCCGGACATAAAAAGAATATAGACCGTATTATAAACGGTACCGAAAAGAAACTGTTTTACAAAAAGGAGAAGTAAATATGGCTGCGATAACTGTTCTCGGCGCCGGAGGATGGGGAATAGCATTCGGCATAATGTGCTTCAGAAACGGCAACGCCGTAACGCTCTGGACGCCTTTTGACGAGGAGCGCGAGCTGCTGCTCCGCGAACGCGAGCATACCGCGCTGCTCGAAGGCGTAAAAATCCCTGAGGAAATAAAGATAACGTCCGAGCTTTCATCCGTTTCGACCGCGGATATAATCGTCGTCGCCGTGCCTTCGTCCGCCGTCAACGAAACGGCGGAGAGGATAAAGGGAATAATAAATGAAAACGCCGTCGTCATCTGCCTTTCAAAAGGCCTTGACGGCACGCGCTTTATGCTTATGCACGAAGTTATAAGGGAGCAGCTGCCGGATTGCAAGCTCTGTGTCGTTTCGGGTCCGTCACACGCGGAAGAAGTCGCGCGCGATCTGCCGACGGCGGTCGTCGCCGCTTCCGAAGACGAAGAGGTGGCGAAATACGTTCAGCGTCAGGTCTCCTGCGACACGTTCCGCATTTACACCACTACCGACGTTATCGGCGTCGAGACCGCCGGCGCGATAAAGAACGTCGTCGCGCTCGTCGCGGGCGTGCTCGACGGAATGGGCTACGAAGACAACACCAAGGCGGCGCTTATGACGCGCGGCATGAAGGAGATCTCCGACCTCGGCGTCGCGATGGGCGGCAGGAAGACTACCTTCCTCGGCCTTGCGGGTTTCGGCGACCTGATAGTTACCTGCACGAGTATGCACAGCCGCAACAGGCGCGCGGGAATACTCATCGGGCAGGGCTGTTCCGCAGAGGAAACGCTGAAAAGGATCGGCATGACCGTCGAGGGCTACGCCACGACGAAGGCGGCGTACAACTTTGCCCGTGAGAAGAACGTGGAAATGCCGATAGTCACGGAAATGTACCGCGTGCTTTACGAAGGCAAGGATCCGCGCGTCGCGCTTACCGATCTGCTCAACCGCCCGATGAAGGCGGAATAGGGGAAGAGCGCAAAATAAAAAATCCAACCGCGTAAGCGATCGGATTTTTATCTTGTGTTTGGAGCGAGCGTCAGACTCTCTCGACCTTTCCGGAACGCAGGCAGCGGGTGCAAGCGTAAACGTGAGTCGGAGTGCCGTTCACCATGGCCTTTACGCGTCTGATGTTGGGCTTCCAGGTCCTGTTGGATCTGCGGTGAGAGTGGGAAACTTTAATTCCGAAAGTGACGCCTTTATCGCAAAAATCGCATTTAGCCACCAAAAACACCTCCTAATGAATTCGCAACTTTGCTATTATAACAAAGGTATTCCGAAAATGCAAGAGTTTTTTTCAAAAAAATTCACTATTATAAATCAATATAAAGGAATCGTATAAGAAACCGGGCCGCCGACGCATCGGCGGGGAACGGAGGATTTTATGCCGGCAAACAAAATCGTGCCTTTGAAGCACGTAATTGATGAACTCGGTCTGCGCGTGATATACGCGCCGGAGCATTACGGAAAAACGGAGATAATCACCTCCGAAATCAACCGTCCGGCTCTGCAGCTCGCGGGCTTTTTCGAGGCCTATGACCCCAACCGCATACAGATCGTCGGAATGGTCGAAACAATCTATCTGCGCGACCTTGACCATGTCTCCCGTGCGAAAAGTATTGACAGTCTGTTTTCCGCGGGGCTTCCGCTGCTCGTCGTGACGCGCTCGATCGAGCCGTTCCCCGAAATGATCGAAGCGGCGCAGAAATACGGCGTTACGCTCGCGCAGTCCGCGGCCACGACGTCAGAGTTCACTGCCGCGCTCATAAGCTATCTTAACGTCGAAATGGCGCCGTACATCAATCAGCACGGCGTGCTCGTCGAGGTCTACGGCGAAGGCGTGCTGCTTCTGGGCAACAGCGGCGTCGGCAAGAGCGAGACCGCGATAGAGCTCGTCAAGCGCGGACACCGCCTTATCGCCGACGATTCCGTCGAGATCAAGCGCGTTTCTTCAAAAACGCTCGTCGGCACCGCGCCGGAGATCATCCGCCACTATATCGAGCTGCGCGGCATCGGCATCGTCGACGTCCGCCGCCTGTTCGGTATGGGCTCGGTCAAGCTGACCGAAAAGATCGACCTGGTCGTCCATCTCGAGCCGTGGAGCGAGGACGTGGTCTACGACAGAATGGGTATGGAAACGGAATACACGAGCATCCTCGGTATAAACGTCCCGTCCGTTACGATCCCTGTCAGGCCGGGACGCAACCTGGCGATAATCGTCGAGGTCGCGGCGATGAATAACAGACAGAAAAAACTCGGCTACAACGCCGCCGCGGAGCTCGACGCGAAGATAACCCGCGGCAGCCGTGAAGCGCAAATCTTATCGGAGATGAACGAAGTATGAAAAGAATAGGTATAGACCTCGGCGGCACTTACATCAAAGCCGGTATAACCGACGAAAACAACGACATAATCTTCAGAGGAGAAGCCCCTACCGGTCTGCCTTGTCCTGCGGAGACCGTCGCGGATAACGTAGCCGCACTCGTCAAAAAACTCACGGCGGACGCCGGCCTTACTCTTGACGACATAGAGAGCGTCGGTATGGGCAGTCCCGGCACCGTAGACTGCGATCACGGCATAGTGGAGTACGCCAACAACCTCGGCTTCCGCGACGTGCATTTCTCGGATATGCTCCGCGAACGCATCGCAAAGCCGCTTTATATGGGCAACGACGCGAACGTCGCCGCCTACGGTGAATACGTCAAGTGCGGCGAAAAATACACCTCCTTCGTTTTCATCACGCTCGGAACGGGCGTAGGCGGGGGAATAATACTCGACGGCAAGATTTACACCGGCTTCAATTTCGCCGGCGCGGAGCTCGGCCACATAGTTATCCAAAAGGACGGTTATCCCTGCACCTGCGGCAGAAAGGGCTGCTGGGAGAGCTATTCCTCTACCAACGCGCTGATCAGAATGTGCCGCGAGGAGATGGCGAAGGATAAAAACTCCGCGCTCTGGCGCCTCTGCGGAGGCGACGAAGGCAAGGTCAGCGGCAGAACGGTCTTCGCCGCGGTTGCAGAAGGCGACGCAGCGGCAAAAGCCGCGCTGAAGGTCTTTATCGACTACCTCGCCTGCGGTATCGCGAGCGTTATCAATATTTTTCAGCCGGAGGTGCTCTGCATAGGCGGCGGCATTTCCGCGCAGGAGGAATACCTAATCAAGCCGCTGAAAAAGGCGGTGGAGTCCGAAACCTACGGTATGGGCGGCGGCAGGCGCACCGAGATACGCGCCGCAAAGCTTCTCAACGACGCCGGGATCATCGGAGCCGCCGCGCTCGGAGATATATATAAATAGAATCATTCGGAGGAAAGCATTGGAGCTTATTAAACGCTTTCGGACAATCAAATACCTTACCGACGAGCCGATGAGCCGGCACACGACCTTCCGCACGGGAGGTCCGGCCGATCTTATGCTGCTTCCTTCTTCCGTTGCGGAGCTTTGCGAAGCGCTCGCGATCCTTCGGGAAGAAGGCGTGACGCCGTTCGTTCTCGGCAACGGATCGAATCTTCTCGTTTCAGACAAGGGGATAAGGGGCGTCGTCATCAAGATCGGCGCCGGAATGGACGGGATAATCGCCGACGGCAGCCGCGTTATCTGCGGCGCGGGCGCGCTTTTGACGCGTTTTTGCTCTTTCGCGGCGGAAAACTCGCTTTCGGGCGCGGAAGCGCTTTACGGTATCCCGGGTTCTGTCGGCGGCGCGGTTTATATGAACGCCGGAGCGTACGGCTCGGAGATAAAGGATATCCTCGTCAGCGCCGACTATATTGAACCCGACGGCAAGACCGGAACGCTTCACGGCGTCGAGGGATACGGCTACAGGCGCAGTCCTTTCACGGACGGCGAGAGGATAATAACGTCCGCCGTTTTCGCGCTGAAGGCCGGAAAGCGTTCGGAGATCGAAGCGAAAATGGCGGAGATCAAGACGCGCCGGACCGAAAAGCAGCCGCTGAACTACCCGAGCGCCGGCAGCGTTTTCAAACGCCCGGAGGGGTACTTCGCCGCGGCGCTGATCGACCGGGCCGGACTTAAAGGAACGTCCGTCGGAGGCGCCTGCGTCAGCGAAAAACACGCCGGTTTCATTGTCAACAAAGGCGGCGCGACGACGGGTGACATTCTCCGTCTTATCGACATCGTGAAAGAGAAGGTTCTTGCTGATTCCGGCGTCGCGCTGGAAACGGAAGTCAGATTCGTGGGGGAGGAATAAAATGGGCAATACGGTATTTATAACGGGTATGTCGGGCGCCGGAAAATCCCGTGCGATAAACGCGCTCGAGGATATGGAATACTACTGCGTGGATAATCTCCCCGCAAGCTTAGCGACCACGTTCGCCGACCTCGTTTCGCAGTCGCGGGACAAGCTCTCGAACGTCGCTATCGTTATCGACACGCGCGACGGCGAAAACGTCGGCGTCGAACTTTCGGCCGCGCTTCGCGAACTGACCGAAAGGGGCATCGGATACAAGGTGCTTTTCCTCGAAGCGTCAACTCCGACTATCGTGCGCCGCTACCGCGAAACGCGCCGCAGACACCCGCTGGCGCACTCCACCGGAAGCGACGTCTCGAACGCGATAGAGCGCGAGCGCGAATTGCTTACACCGCTGCGTTCCATGGCGGATTACATCATCGACACGAGCAACTCCACTCCAGCGCAGCTCCGCGAACGCATAGTTTCGCTCTTCTCTACGGAAAAGAGTTCGGGCATGGCGGTTTCCTGCGTCTCGTTCGGCTTCAAATACGGCGTTCCCACCGACGCGGATCTCGTTTTTGACGTCCGCTGCCTTCCTAATCCGTTCTACGTTGACGAACTGAAGCATTGCACCGGCCTCGAAGAGCCCGTCAAAAAGTTTATCTTTTCTCATAAATCTTCCAACGAGTTTCTCGCGAAGATAATAGACTTCATAGATTACGCCCTGCCTCTCTACGCGGAGGAGGGCAAAAGTCAGCTTGTGATTGCCATCGGCTGCACCGGAGGCAGACACCGCTCCGTCGCGTTCGCGCAGGCGGTCGCGGATCATATCGGCGCCGAGGCCATACACAGAGATATCACGAAATAGCGGAGCGAATATGTCTTTTTCAGCTGAAACGAAAACCGAGTTATGCGAGCTTCCGCTCGGCGAAACGTGCTGCGTTACCGCCGAATGCTACGGTATGCTGCTTTTTGCAAGAGAATTCGGCGAGCGCCGCATACGCGTCGTAACGGAGAGCGAAGCGGTCGTAAAGCGCCTTCGCGAGCTTTGCAGAGCGCTTTTTTCGATTGCGCCGAAGGCGGTGCAGAGCAAAGGGCACGGCGCCGGAAAATACGAGGTCAACGTTTCCGACGATGACGCCGAGCGCATATTCAGTTTCTTCGGCCACGATGAAACGCAGGTTTCCACACGCATCAATTACGATATCGTGCTGCCGCAATGCTGCCGCAGGTCGTTCCTGCGCGGAGCGTACCTTACCGGAGGAAGCGTTACCGATCCCAACAGCGGATATCATCTTGAAATATCGACGCCGCTCTTTAATCTTTCAAACGACGCTGCCGAAATAATGACGAGTCTTGGGCTTTCGCCGAAGCGTACGGTGCGCGGAGGCAAAAACGTCGTCTATTTCAAGTCGAGCGAAGAAATAGAGGACTTTCTGAATAATATCGGCGCCGGTTCAAGCGCGTTTCGTCTGATGGAAGTCAAGGTCATGAAGGACGTCAGAAACCGCGCAAACCGCCTGAGCAACTGCGACAGCTTCAATATTTCACGCAGCATCAACGCCGGCGTCGAGCAGGCGGAAAAGATACGCAAAACGCTCGAAACCAAGGGGCGTTCGCATTTTCCGCAGGAGCTCCGCGAACTCGCGCAGATACGTGTCGACAATCCGGAAGCGTCGCTCCGCGAGCTCGGCGAAATGCTCGAAAAGCCGCTTTCGAAATCCGGCGTCAGCCATAAGTTAAGAAGGATAATGGAGTATACCGAATGACCGACTTCGTCCACCTTCACGTTCACAGCGAATACAGTCTCCTTGACGGCGCGTGCCGCATCAAGGAGCTTGTTTCGCGTGCGAAGGAAATGGGGCAGACGGCGGTCGCGATAACCGACCACGGCGTAATGTACGGCGCGGTCGATTTTTATAAGGAATGCAGAGCGCAGGGGATAAAGCCGATCATCGGCTGCGAGGTCTACGTCGCTCCGCGCACGCGCTTTGACAAAGAGCACGCGTATGACTCAAACTACAACCATCTTATCCTGCTGTGTGAAAACGACGAGGGCTATCACAATCTGATGAAGCTCGTTTCCGTCGGATTCACCGAGGGCTTTTACGTCAAGCCGCGAGTGGACGAAGAAACGCTGCGCAAATACAGCCGCGGGCTGATCTGCCTTTCCGGCTGTATTGCCGGGGAAGTCCCGCAAAAACTCCTTTACGGCGACTACGACGGCGCGAAGCGCGCCGCGCTGAAGCACCTTGAGATATTCGGCGAGGGCAACTACTTCCTCGAGGTCCAGGATCACGATATGGACGAGGAACGCCGCGTCCTGCCGCAGCTCAAACAGCTTTCCGAAGAAACCGGCATACCGATGGCGGCGACCAACGACGCGCACTATATCACGAAGGACGACGCGCTGCTTCAGCGCGTGCTTATGTGCGTGCAGATGAACCGCACGCTCGACGATCCGGAGAAGTACGGGTTTCCCACCGATGAGTTTTATCTGAAGACCGGCGATGAAATGGCGGAACGCTTCGGCGGTTTCGACGGCGCGATCGAAAACACCGTGAAGATCGCCGAGCGCTGCAACGTTGAGATCGAATTCGGCGTTACAAAGCTGCCGTATTTCGTGCCGGAAAACAACGAAACCCCTTACGACTGCCTCTGCCGCCTGTGCTTTGAGGGAATGAAAAAACGCTACGGCGAAAATCATCCGAAAGAGATTACCGACCGCCTCGATTACGAGATAAAGACCATAAGCAAGATGGGGTACGTCGAGTATTATCTCATCGTCCACGACTTCATACACTATGCCAAAACGCACGATATACCCGTCGGACCCGGCAGGGGAAGCGGCGCCGGAAGTCTCGTCGCGTACTGCATCGGCATAACCGGCATCGACCCGATAAAATACGGGCTGATATTCGAGCGTTTTCTCAATCCCGAGCGCATTTCGATGCCTGATTTTGACGTTGATTTCTGCGTTGAGAAGCGCGGGCAGGTCATCAACTACATCTCGTCGAAATACGGCGAAAGCCACGTCGCGCAGATAATCACCTTCGGAACGATGGCGGCTCGCGCGGCGATACGCGACGTCGGCAGAGTGCTCGGAATGCCTTATTCCGACGTCGACCGCATCTCGAAGATGATCCCGTTCATGACCGACCTGACTACCGCGCTCGCGCGCAATAGAGAACTGCGCGAAAAATACGACGAGGGCGGGCAGACAAAGAAGCTTATCGACCTCGCGCTCCGCGCCGAGGGGATGCCGCGCCATGCGTCCACCCACGCCGCGGGCGTCGTGATAACACGAGGCGAGGTCACAGAGTACGTTCCGCTGATGAAAAACTCCGACTCGATCGTCACGCAATACCCGATGGGGACTCTCGAGCAGCTCGGATTGCTGAAGATAGACTGCCTCGGGCTCCGTAACCTTACCGTTATCGACAACGCCGTCAAGGCGATACGCCGCAAATGGCCCGGTTTCGATATCAACGAGATATCCCACGAGGAAAAGCGCGTCTACGATATGCTGTCGAAAGGGCATACCGAGGGCGTATTTCAGCTTGAATCGGCGGGGATGCGCAACCTGCTTTCGTCGCTGAAACCGAAACATCTCGAAGATATCATAGCCGCCATTTCGCTTTACCGGCCCGGCCCTATGGATTCGATCCCGAAATATCTCGAATACCGCGCGCATCCGGAAAGAATAAAATACGACCACCCGCTGCTTGAGAACATCCTCAAGGTGACAAGCGGCTGCGTGATATATCAGGAGCAGGTAATGCAGATCGTCCGCGACCTCGCCGGCTATTCGCTCGGCAGGGCGGACCTCGTCCGCCGCGCGATGAGCAAAAAGAAAGCGGACGTGATGAAAAAGGAGCGTCACAACTTCATCTACGGCAAGCCCGAAGACGAAGACGGCCCCGCCATAGACGGCTGCGTCAAGCGCGGAGTCGACGAAAAGACGGCTAACCGCATTTTCGACGATATGATGTCTTTTGCGTCGTACGCGTTCAATAAATCCCACGCCGCCGCGTACGCGATAGTCGCTTACCAGACCGCCTATCTGAAGGCGCTTTATCCGAAGGAATACATGGCGGCGCTGCTGACAAGCGTAATGGGCAGCGCGGAAAAGATAGCCGAATACATCAACGAGTGCAGGCGTATAAACATCAGGATCCTGCCGCCGAGCATAAACGAGAGCTTCGAGAGCTTCGTAGCCGGCGAGGACGGAATTCGCGTCGGGCTTCTTACTATAAAAGGCGTCGGCTTGAAGTATCTGAACGACTGCGTGCGCGAAAGGGAAGCGAACGGAAAATACAAGTCTGTATTCGATTTCATCAGGCGTACAGCGAAGTTCGATTCCAACAAGCGCGCGATTGAAAGCTTGATAAAGTGCGGCGCGTTCGACGGGCTCGGCGCGACTCGTAAGCAAATGCTTACGAGTTACGAAGCGTATATGTCGCAGGTTTCCGCGTCAAAGAATCGCAACCTCGAGGGTCAGACCTCGCTTTTCGGCTTTATCGAACAGCGCGAGGATCTGTCTGAACCGCGGCTTGAAAACGTGGGAGAATACCCGATCACCGACTTGCTCCGCATGGAAAAGGAAACGCTCGGGCTTTACGTTTCCGGTCACCCGATGAGCGGCTACGAAGATAAGGTCAAACGCCGCGGATGCGTCGATATCGCGCGCGTGCTCACGGAATCCTCCGAGGAATACGGAGGTATAAAGGACGGCGATATCGTTTCTGTCGCGGGGATCGCGGCGGAAATCAAGAAAAAAGCCACAAAGAACGGGCAGCTTATGGCGTTCGTAACGCTTGAAGATATGAGCGGACAGATCGAGTGTCTGCTTTTCCCGAACGTATATGAAAAACTCGCGCCGCGGATATCGGAGGAAAAGCCGCTTTTCGTCCGGGGCAGAGTCAGCGTTCACGAGGAGGAGGCGGCGAAGCTCGTCGCGAACGAGGCGTCACTGCTGACCGATCCGGTCACGGAACCGCGCCGCGCCGCGTACGAAGAGCCGGAAAGGGAAGAGCCGCCGCGCAGGAATATGCGCAGCGGACTCTATCTGAAGGTGCCGTCGAAGTCATCGCGTGAGTTTGAGCGCGCGATGAAGCTTATCGCCGTCTTCGAGGGCGAAACGCCCGTGTATTTCTACTTCGACGATGAGAAATCGCTGAAATGCGCGCCGCGAGGCAGCTTTGTGCAGTTCAATGACGTGCTTTTCGGCGAGCTGAAAAAGCAGCTCGGCGACGGCGCGGTCAAATTCGTCAACTGACGCCCTCGCTTTCGAGAAGTGCGCGAAGCTTCGTCAGCGCCCGCTTTTCGATACGCGAAACGTAAGAGCGCGAAATATTAAGCTGTGCCGCGACCTCGCGCTGCGTTCGCGGTCGGCGGTTGTCAAGCCCGTAGCGCATAACTATGATGCGGCGTTCGCGTCCGTTGAGGCCTTGAACGCACCGCCGGAGTTTTTCATTTTCCATCATCCGCGAGATGTTCTCGAACGTGTCTTCCTCGCTGCATATCACGTCGAGCAGCCGGATTGCGTTTCCGTCTTTATCCGTATCTATCGGATCGTCTATGTAAACTTCCGCGCCGGTCTTTTTAAGTGCCCGGAAATACATCAGTATCTCATTCTCAATACACCGCGCCGCGTACGTGGAAAGATTTATGCCTTTGTCGGTTTTGAAGGTGCCTATCGCCTTTATAAGTCCTATCGTGCCTATCGAAATGAGATCGTCCTGGTCCTTCGCGTCGGAATGGTATTTCTTGACGATATGCGCCACGAGGCGCAGATTGTGCTCTATAAGAGTATCGCGCGCGCTCGTGTCGCCGTTTTTCATCCGCTCAAGCGCTTCCTTTTCTTCCTTTTGTGAAAGCGGTTTTGGGAAGAAACCCGCCACGCCGACCTCGAGCGCGAAAAACGCCGCGTTTATCAGCAAAAGCAGTATGCCGTAAATCATATAAACATCACTCCCGTGAAGATTATATGACGCCGCCCGACGTTGCGTGCAAGTCCGCGATTTGATTCTTTCCGCCTGTTTATGATGAATAGTCCTCTATTCTGCGGTTCAGTTCCTCGTCGTCCGCGGCGTAAACGCCGAGTATGAGCGCAGCCCTGTCTCTTTCCGGCAGCGTGCGCGTATCGACTTCGATTACGCTGATCGGTTCGCTGACACCCGCTTTGAAGACGCCGATCACGCCTTCGTATTCGCGCAGAACGTATCCGTATTCTGACGAAATCTCCGGCGCCGACCCGTCCGGCAGGGGAGCCGTCCGCTTCGCGATTTGCGGAGCGAGCATCGCAAGAACCGCCGAAACAGCGAGGAAAGAATAAATAATTATTCGATTTTTCATCCGACAACCTCCGGTATACAAGTTTGCGATATATGGTTGACAATGCTTTTGTATAAAGCAAGTTAGCGTTGCTATATGCCTTTCGTTATTCTGCGCAGAATAACGAAAAATAGTCGTATTGAAAAAAAGTCTTTCAATTGCCGCGTCATCGTGTTATAATAATGATGTAGAAAGGGGTCTTGTGACGAATGAAGCAATTCCTTAAAAACGTCTGGAATAAGATCAAGGCCTTTTGGAAAATCATCACGAAACCGTTCTCAAAACTGCGCGCTTAGTGACGCTCCTACCGCGAAACGAAAGTCGGCAAGGTCATCAAGTGGGTAGGCAGGACCGTGGGGACGTTTCTTTTGGTACTCTTTTTTACCGGCGTATTCACCGCGCTGACCGTGCTTATTTACATCACTCAGTTCATCAACCCTGATATAGGCATTGACCTTAACAACCTGAGTCTCGCGTATACGTCAACGATTTATTATACCGACAACGCTACCGGTCAACCCGTTGTTGAAGAGAAGCTTTATCTCAACGAAAACTGCATCTGGGTAGACCTCGAGAACATACCCGACAACCTTGTCAACGCGTTCATAGCGATTGAAGACCAGCGTTTCTGGGAACACAGCGGCGTCGACTGGAAGCGCACGTTCGGCGCGATACTAAACACCTTTACAGGCACCGACAGCCGCTACGGCGGATCCACTATAGACCAGCAGCTTATCAAGAATCTTACGGGCGATAACGAAGTCTCCATAAAGCGAAAAATAATGGAAA contains:
- the whiA gene encoding DNA-binding protein WhiA; this translates as MSFSAETKTELCELPLGETCCVTAECYGMLLFAREFGERRIRVVTESEAVVKRLRELCRALFSIAPKAVQSKGHGAGKYEVNVSDDDAERIFSFFGHDETQVSTRINYDIVLPQCCRRSFLRGAYLTGGSVTDPNSGYHLEISTPLFNLSNDAAEIMTSLGLSPKRTVRGGKNVVYFKSSEEIEDFLNNIGAGSSAFRLMEVKVMKDVRNRANRLSNCDSFNISRSINAGVEQAEKIRKTLETKGRSHFPQELRELAQIRVDNPEASLRELGEMLEKPLSKSGVSHKLRRIMEYTE
- a CDS encoding DNA polymerase III subunit alpha, coding for MTDFVHLHVHSEYSLLDGACRIKELVSRAKEMGQTAVAITDHGVMYGAVDFYKECRAQGIKPIIGCEVYVAPRTRFDKEHAYDSNYNHLILLCENDEGYHNLMKLVSVGFTEGFYVKPRVDEETLRKYSRGLICLSGCIAGEVPQKLLYGDYDGAKRAALKHLEIFGEGNYFLEVQDHDMDEERRVLPQLKQLSEETGIPMAATNDAHYITKDDALLQRVLMCVQMNRTLDDPEKYGFPTDEFYLKTGDEMAERFGGFDGAIENTVKIAERCNVEIEFGVTKLPYFVPENNETPYDCLCRLCFEGMKKRYGENHPKEITDRLDYEIKTISKMGYVEYYLIVHDFIHYAKTHDIPVGPGRGSGAGSLVAYCIGITGIDPIKYGLIFERFLNPERISMPDFDVDFCVEKRGQVINYISSKYGESHVAQIITFGTMAARAAIRDVGRVLGMPYSDVDRISKMIPFMTDLTTALARNRELREKYDEGGQTKKLIDLALRAEGMPRHASTHAAGVVITRGEVTEYVPLMKNSDSIVTQYPMGTLEQLGLLKIDCLGLRNLTVIDNAVKAIRRKWPGFDINEISHEEKRVYDMLSKGHTEGVFQLESAGMRNLLSSLKPKHLEDIIAAISLYRPGPMDSIPKYLEYRAHPERIKYDHPLLENILKVTSGCVIYQEQVMQIVRDLAGYSLGRADLVRRAMSKKKADVMKKERHNFIYGKPEDEDGPAIDGCVKRGVDEKTANRIFDDMMSFASYAFNKSHAAAYAIVAYQTAYLKALYPKEYMAALLTSVMGSAEKIAEYINECRRINIRILPPSINESFESFVAGEDGIRVGLLTIKGVGLKYLNDCVREREANGKYKSVFDFIRRTAKFDSNKRAIESLIKCGAFDGLGATRKQMLTSYEAYMSQVSASKNRNLEGQTSLFGFIEQREDLSEPRLENVGEYPITDLLRMEKETLGLYVSGHPMSGYEDKVKRRGCVDIARVLTESSEEYGGIKDGDIVSVAGIAAEIKKKATKNGQLMAFVTLEDMSGQIECLLFPNVYEKLAPRISEEKPLFVRGRVSVHEEEAAKLVANEASLLTDPVTEPRRAAYEEPEREEPPRRNMRSGLYLKVPSKSSREFERAMKLIAVFEGETPVYFYFDDEKSLKCAPRGSFVQFNDVLFGELKKQLGDGAVKFVN
- the sigK gene encoding RNA polymerase sporulation sigma factor SigK, translated to MIYGILLLLINAAFFALEVGVAGFFPKPLSQKEEKEALERMKNGDTSARDTLIEHNLRLVAHIVKKYHSDAKDQDDLISIGTIGLIKAIGTFKTDKGINLSTYAARCIENEILMYFRALKKTGAEVYIDDPIDTDKDGNAIRLLDVICSEEDTFENISRMMENEKLRRCVQGLNGRERRIIVMRYGLDNRRPRTQREVAAQLNISRSYVSRIEKRALTKLRALLESEGVS